TAACGCGGCTGGCGCATCAAAGGCAGCTTACAACCCATAAAGGAGAGATCGTCATGGAATTTCTGAGCGTCGCAATCGCCGGAGTCGCTGGTTTTGTCTTTGGCGCTGTGTGGTACACTGGTTTTGCCCACAAATGGATGGTTGCCTCCGGAGTACCCCTAAACGAGGAGGGCGTTCCCGCAAACAGGTCAGACCCCGTACCTTACATCACCAGCTTGCTGGGCGCGATATTGGTGGCCGGCATGATGCGGCACGTGTTTGAGTTGAGCGGTATTGATACCATCGGCAAGGGGCTGGTATCCGGTTTCGGAATCGGACTGTTTTTGGTAAGTCCTTGGATCGCAACTTTTTACAGCTTTGGCGCGCGTCCGAAAACGCTGATCCTGATAGATGGTGGATACGCAACTTTCGGATGCACCGTGATTGGCACAGTCCTCATGCTGTTCTAAGCGCGCTTTTTTGTCGTAGAAAAAGATGAAGGGTCCCGACAATATGCCAGAACCCTTCTTCACCCCACGTGCACTTCACCCACTGCACGAGATCA
This genomic interval from Paracoccaceae bacterium contains the following:
- a CDS encoding DUF1761 domain-containing protein, which encodes MEFLSVAIAGVAGFVFGAVWYTGFAHKWMVASGVPLNEEGVPANRSDPVPYITSLLGAILVAGMMRHVFELSGIDTIGKGLVSGFGIGLFLVSPWIATFYSFGARPKTLILIDGGYATFGCTVIGTVLMLF